A stretch of the Leptospira bandrabouensis genome encodes the following:
- a CDS encoding DUF58 domain-containing protein: protein MLSPELKRLLQVLQWETKKRFSSTRQGLLTMSEKGRGLDFKEVRNYHLGDDIRYIDWNVTSRTGELHTKEFYEERDAPIIIFYDLSNSLSGSKKESAFQMALFLSLFHVKIGNRVLLIGFSNNQESYAKWLRTESDVFLNFSKIAKQTNGDETNYEAAYQYAFKLYPKFAISYWISDFNQFSEYLRTNKIPKIWEPTGIWIEDELEIIQYPKWFKFFGKISEEKISFRNSISTYDKDLKAAKTFFKENLVRINPNAKLSNQILPLFKVKRNG from the coding sequence ATGTTATCTCCAGAGTTAAAAAGATTACTCCAGGTCTTACAATGGGAAACCAAAAAGAGGTTTTCTTCCACAAGGCAAGGGCTTCTAACAATGTCAGAGAAAGGAAGAGGACTTGATTTCAAAGAAGTAAGAAACTACCATTTGGGAGACGATATTCGTTATATCGACTGGAATGTGACATCAAGGACGGGTGAGTTACACACAAAAGAATTTTATGAGGAACGCGACGCACCCATCATAATCTTTTATGACTTAAGTAATTCACTCAGTGGCTCAAAAAAAGAATCCGCATTCCAAATGGCACTCTTTTTATCTCTGTTCCATGTAAAAATAGGGAATCGAGTTCTACTTATAGGTTTTTCAAATAATCAAGAATCTTACGCCAAATGGCTCAGGACCGAATCAGATGTATTTCTTAATTTTTCAAAGATTGCCAAACAAACAAACGGCGACGAAACAAATTATGAAGCTGCATACCAATATGCATTTAAACTCTACCCAAAATTTGCAATTAGTTATTGGATTTCAGATTTTAACCAATTTTCAGAATATTTACGTACCAATAAAATTCCCAAAATCTGGGAGCCCACAGGCATTTGGATTGAGGACGAATTAGAAATAATTCAATATCCAAAGTGGTTTAAGTTCTTTGGTAAAATTTCAGAAGAAAAAATAAGTTTCCGCAACTCAATAAGCACCTATGACAAAGACTTAAAAGCAGCAAAAACCTTTTTTAAAGAAAATTTAGTTCGGATCAATCCTAACGCAAAACTTTCCAATCAAATCTTGCCCCTATTCAAAGTCAAAAGAAATGGCTAA
- a CDS encoding AAA family ATPase encodes MQINKEQIKEISDQVKLIRSELSESISGMDNVIQSLFVGLVANGHVLLEGMPGLAKTLVAKNLASIMDAKFSRVQFTPDLLPADLTGTNIFNPKTSSFEIRKGPIFTNVLLADEINRAPAKVQSALLQCMEERQVSIADQTFDLDLPFFVVATQNPIDQEGTYPLPEAQLDRFLFKVTVTYPSFEDELTILHQHGSLSVSKKKPKKIIHPKDIQKISETSNKVFIEPKLQNYIVNLTRNTRPETTIDNELKTYIQHGVSPRASLALLKVSRINSLLEGRDFVIPEDIQRFFSEIVKHRLHLTIDAISEDITTDSIIKRILSVTEVP; translated from the coding sequence ATGCAAATAAACAAAGAACAAATCAAAGAAATTTCCGACCAAGTCAAATTAATAAGGTCGGAACTCTCCGAATCAATATCAGGGATGGATAATGTAATCCAATCTCTATTCGTTGGCCTTGTTGCCAACGGACACGTGTTACTCGAAGGGATGCCTGGCCTGGCAAAAACTCTCGTTGCAAAAAATTTAGCGTCCATTATGGATGCTAAATTCTCCAGAGTGCAATTCACACCAGACCTGTTACCCGCAGATCTTACCGGAACAAATATATTTAATCCCAAAACTTCATCATTTGAAATACGGAAAGGACCAATATTCACAAATGTTTTGCTTGCGGACGAAATCAATAGAGCACCTGCAAAGGTTCAATCTGCATTACTCCAATGTATGGAAGAAAGGCAAGTATCCATTGCAGACCAAACCTTTGACCTAGACTTACCATTTTTTGTTGTAGCAACCCAAAACCCAATTGACCAAGAAGGAACCTATCCACTTCCTGAAGCACAACTAGACCGCTTTTTGTTTAAAGTTACTGTCACTTATCCATCATTTGAGGATGAATTAACAATTTTACACCAACATGGCTCCTTAAGTGTCTCAAAGAAAAAACCAAAAAAAATCATACATCCAAAGGATATTCAAAAAATTTCGGAAACTTCAAACAAAGTATTTATTGAACCAAAATTACAAAACTATATTGTAAATCTTACAAGAAACACAAGACCAGAAACCACAATAGACAATGAATTAAAAACCTATATCCAACATGGCGTAAGTCCTAGGGCCAGTCTTGCACTGCTTAAAGTCAGCAGAATTAACTCATTGCTCGAGGGTCGCGATTTTGTTATCCCGGAAGATATCCAACGTTTTTTCTCCGAAATCGTAAAACACCGACTCCACCTAACAATTGATGCAATTAGCGAGGACATCACCACAGATTCCATTATCAAAAGAATCTTATCTGTAACGGAAGTTCCTTAG
- a CDS encoding LIC20035 family adhesin: MKLKLLYLVISILAIQCSGASIKDGSGDQEFELKFTKGKWIRTERFKNSGGIRAIGEVKAECGGARCTEDQVSKFAPAKIKSLPKHGSWEEYIQFEQPGSTAKNPKYKSTLDQVGEYIDGKKTGIWKKPDPENPQKFLAETPWVDGKKEGVAKTFDKQGNVTSETTYADDKKNGPYYRKNNKGEWVEKGSFKDNEEDGEWIYYFIGADGNGIKTKVSYNNGLKNGQEINYYKDGAVESQGSYTSDVRSGLWKMFGPKGNVLAEGTYSKKENSENLDIKYERTGIWKEYYADGKLFGTGPRKHTRTGEWKFYYKNGQVGYHGIMANESMLESAKVYDNTGKILGEGKLFFSLVKIDEETQDLKLNYKPSIPYTYFYPSGKKRMVIRSTEDATEYSEDGRELGKGPVEPQGRKMGCWTIGGKTEYYMIDKPMPKMTQSQCK; encoded by the coding sequence ATGAAACTAAAACTTCTCTACTTAGTTATTTCAATACTGGCGATCCAATGTTCTGGTGCCTCCATAAAAGACGGGTCAGGTGACCAGGAATTCGAACTTAAATTTACCAAAGGTAAATGGATACGGACAGAACGTTTTAAAAATTCTGGAGGAATTCGAGCCATCGGAGAAGTAAAAGCAGAATGTGGTGGAGCCCGATGCACGGAAGACCAAGTATCAAAATTTGCTCCCGCAAAAATCAAATCACTTCCCAAACATGGCTCTTGGGAAGAATACATTCAGTTCGAACAACCAGGTTCTACTGCAAAAAATCCAAAATATAAATCTACATTGGATCAAGTGGGTGAATATATAGATGGGAAAAAAACTGGAATTTGGAAAAAACCTGACCCTGAAAACCCACAAAAGTTTCTTGCAGAAACTCCTTGGGTTGACGGCAAAAAGGAAGGAGTTGCAAAAACTTTTGATAAACAAGGAAATGTAACCTCAGAAACTACTTATGCAGATGATAAAAAAAATGGGCCATACTACAGAAAGAATAACAAAGGTGAGTGGGTCGAAAAAGGTTCCTTTAAAGACAATGAAGAAGATGGTGAATGGATTTACTATTTCATCGGAGCCGATGGAAACGGGATCAAAACAAAAGTTTCTTATAACAACGGCTTAAAGAACGGACAAGAAATTAATTATTATAAAGACGGTGCTGTAGAATCACAAGGATCCTACACATCAGACGTTCGTTCCGGTTTATGGAAAATGTTCGGACCAAAGGGCAATGTACTTGCAGAAGGAACATATTCCAAAAAAGAAAATTCGGAAAACTTAGATATTAAATATGAAAGGACTGGAATCTGGAAAGAATACTATGCCGACGGGAAACTATTTGGAACAGGCCCAAGAAAACATACAAGGACCGGCGAATGGAAGTTCTATTATAAAAATGGACAGGTTGGTTACCACGGAATTATGGCAAACGAAAGTATGTTGGAATCCGCTAAAGTATACGATAACACAGGAAAAATTCTAGGTGAGGGAAAACTTTTCTTTTCACTCGTCAAAATTGATGAAGAAACACAAGATTTAAAACTAAATTACAAACCAAGCATTCCTTATACTTACTTCTATCCTTCAGGAAAAAAAAGAATGGTCATTCGTTCCACTGAAGATGCAACGGAATATTCAGAAGATGGAAGAGAATTAGGGAAAGGGCCTGTGGAACCTCAGGGAAGAAAAATGGGATGTTGGACCATTGGTGGAAAAACAGAATACTATATGATTGATAAACCTATGCCTAAAATGACTCAATCGCAATGCAAATAA
- a CDS encoding PaaI family thioesterase, with the protein MNQPIEHPSRHGYEIHHDTCFGCGKENPLGLVADFTFHDETGEVNFTYNFKKFYNGAPGFVHGGILSTVLDEAMGGLCFHLGYIVMTDTMSFKFHKATPVEKELLIRAWPIKKAKRKVLLECELTSLDREILYVKGEGAFHILPPRFFSDKLTGGKIAIASELLAVNKLKRAHLFDRIET; encoded by the coding sequence ATGAACCAACCTATTGAACACCCTTCCAGACATGGTTATGAAATCCATCATGATACCTGTTTTGGATGTGGGAAAGAAAACCCGTTAGGACTTGTCGCTGACTTCACTTTTCATGATGAAACAGGAGAAGTCAATTTTACTTATAATTTCAAAAAATTTTATAATGGAGCACCAGGCTTCGTACACGGAGGAATTCTTTCCACTGTATTGGATGAAGCAATGGGTGGTCTTTGTTTTCATTTAGGTTATATCGTGATGACAGATACTATGAGCTTCAAATTTCACAAAGCTACACCTGTAGAAAAAGAATTACTCATCCGGGCGTGGCCAATCAAAAAAGCAAAACGAAAAGTTCTTTTGGAATGTGAATTAACATCTCTCGATCGAGAAATTTTATACGTAAAAGGGGAGGGAGCTTTTCACATACTTCCACCACGTTTTTTCTCTGATAAGTTAACCGGAGGAAAAATAGCGATTGCGAGTGAATTGCTAGCAGTAAATAAATTGAAACGCGCACATCTCTTTGATAGGATAGAAACATGA
- a CDS encoding alpha/beta fold hydrolase, which produces MLPITIHTKFHSIEGIEWGNPQGTPILAFHGWLDNANSFAPLAKFFSNYRFISIDFPGHGKSSHKPENTVYYFAEYALEVVSIAQALGLEDFILMAHSMGAAVSTLVAGTNLLKIKKLVLIESLGPLTNLSESAPDILTEAIKQILHPRGKKETYFPDMESAIGVRMRAGDMKKESAEILMERGIEKTPKGLKPRRDLRLHYNSFFRYTEEQIVSFCSRIECQTLLILGDKSGYPIAEKYKHRKDAVKHLTEKILPGGHHLHMDSPKEVANVIIDFLEN; this is translated from the coding sequence ATGTTGCCAATTACTATTCACACAAAATTCCACTCTATCGAGGGGATTGAGTGGGGGAATCCGCAAGGTACACCTATCCTTGCCTTCCATGGTTGGTTAGACAACGCAAACAGTTTTGCACCATTGGCAAAGTTCTTTTCAAATTACCGGTTCATTTCTATTGACTTCCCTGGCCATGGTAAATCCAGTCATAAACCAGAAAATACAGTATATTATTTTGCAGAATATGCATTAGAGGTTGTATCCATTGCCCAAGCTCTTGGTTTGGAAGATTTTATTCTCATGGCACATTCAATGGGTGCCGCAGTCTCCACGTTAGTTGCAGGAACAAACCTATTAAAAATTAAAAAACTTGTATTAATAGAATCGTTAGGACCACTCACAAACCTTTCAGAATCAGCACCAGATATACTTACAGAGGCTATCAAACAAATCTTACACCCACGAGGCAAAAAAGAAACATACTTTCCTGATATGGAATCAGCGATAGGTGTCCGAATGCGAGCTGGTGATATGAAAAAAGAATCAGCAGAAATTTTAATGGAACGTGGCATTGAAAAAACTCCCAAGGGACTCAAACCAAGAAGGGATCTAAGACTTCATTACAACTCATTTTTCCGATATACCGAAGAACAGATTGTGTCCTTTTGTAGTCGCATAGAATGCCAAACATTACTTATACTAGGTGACAAATCGGGATATCCGATAGCCGAGAAATATAAACACAGAAAAGACGCAGTAAAACATCTAACAGAAAAAATCCTACCTGGCGGACACCATTTACATATGGATTCACCGAAGGAAGTTGCCAATGTTATTATCGATTTTTTAGAAAACTAA
- a CDS encoding NAD(P)/FAD-dependent oxidoreductase: MTQIKKKILIIGAGFGGLQVIKTLANNQLFEITVVDKKNHHLFQPLLYQVATAVLSPADIAIPSRSITTKYKNVKILLGDVTEIDFKNRIVKFQNNSETYDYLILATGARTSYFGNNSWKEKTLGLKNLKDALAIRRRILLSFEQAELIGDYEKAKSFMHYVIIGGGPTGVELAGSIAELSHNIIRKDFRNIDSGMTKVTLIEAGPRLLAAFTEKSSAFTKKKLESRGVEVLTSSPVLDITETGVVLKDRTIESKTVIWAAGVEGSELAKNLPLNKDKANRIIVDEYCRTTEYPEVFVIGDAANYGKGLTRPLPGISPVAMQQGRYVAKIIESLEKKKSISPFHYFDKGNMATIGRTDAVAEFGKIKLKGIFGWLGWLFVHLVYQVGFKNKVSTLLSWVWSYLTFRAGSRLIQEEMDELSVRP; encoded by the coding sequence ATGACCCAAATAAAGAAAAAAATCTTAATCATTGGGGCTGGGTTTGGTGGCTTACAAGTAATCAAAACATTAGCTAATAATCAATTATTCGAAATCACTGTTGTTGATAAAAAAAATCATCATCTCTTTCAGCCGCTTTTATACCAAGTAGCAACCGCAGTACTTTCACCCGCTGACATCGCCATTCCATCTAGGTCTATCACAACTAAGTATAAAAATGTAAAAATACTTTTAGGTGATGTCACTGAAATCGATTTCAAAAATCGAATCGTCAAATTCCAGAATAATTCCGAAACTTACGACTATCTCATACTAGCAACAGGAGCAAGAACAAGTTATTTTGGAAACAATAGTTGGAAAGAAAAAACCTTAGGCCTGAAAAATCTAAAAGATGCTTTGGCAATTAGAAGAAGAATTTTACTTTCTTTCGAACAAGCAGAATTAATAGGAGATTACGAAAAAGCAAAAAGTTTTATGCACTACGTAATCATCGGAGGGGGACCAACTGGGGTTGAACTTGCAGGTTCCATTGCCGAACTATCGCATAATATCATCCGCAAAGACTTCAGAAATATAGATTCTGGTATGACAAAAGTAACTTTGATTGAAGCAGGGCCTAGGTTACTTGCTGCTTTTACCGAAAAGTCTAGTGCTTTCACAAAGAAAAAACTAGAAAGTAGGGGAGTAGAAGTGCTTACAAGCTCCCCAGTACTCGACATTACAGAAACTGGCGTTGTTCTCAAAGATAGAACCATTGAATCAAAAACAGTGATTTGGGCTGCAGGAGTAGAAGGTTCCGAGTTAGCAAAAAACTTACCACTTAACAAAGATAAGGCGAATAGAATTATCGTAGATGAATATTGTAGAACGACTGAATATCCAGAAGTATTCGTAATTGGTGATGCGGCAAATTATGGTAAAGGACTAACAAGGCCACTACCAGGAATTTCTCCAGTTGCCATGCAACAAGGAAGATACGTTGCAAAAATCATCGAATCATTAGAAAAAAAGAAATCCATTTCTCCTTTTCATTACTTTGATAAAGGAAATATGGCTACCATTGGAAGGACGGATGCAGTAGCCGAATTTGGAAAAATTAAATTAAAAGGAATTTTTGGCTGGCTTGGTTGGCTTTTTGTCCACCTTGTTTATCAAGTTGGATTTAAAAATAAAGTCAGTACACTCCTTAGTTGGGTTTGGAGTTACCTAACATTCCGAGCAGGGTCTAGACTTATCCAAGAAGAAATGGATGAACTATCAGTTAGACCTTAA
- a CDS encoding low molecular weight protein-tyrosine-phosphatase, translated as MKEKIKVLFICLGNICRSPAAEGAFKNLVKQRKLDHLFEIDSCGTSGYHDGELADPRTRKVAETRGIRLTHLSRKLTKSDLIHFDYLLVMDENNFHEVRSLTNESKIQDKILLFGKFRSDAGAPIVPDPYYKNETAFEKVQDLVEDCSLGFLNFLGEIE; from the coding sequence ATGAAAGAAAAAATAAAAGTTCTCTTTATCTGTTTAGGCAACATTTGCCGTTCCCCTGCTGCTGAAGGTGCGTTCAAAAACCTGGTAAAACAAAGGAAGTTAGATCACTTATTTGAAATTGATTCTTGCGGAACCTCCGGTTATCATGATGGAGAATTAGCAGATCCAAGAACAAGAAAAGTGGCAGAGACTCGCGGAATTCGTTTAACACATCTATCTAGAAAATTAACTAAATCAGATTTAATCCATTTTGATTACTTATTAGTTATGGATGAAAACAACTTCCATGAAGTACGTAGTCTAACTAATGAGAGTAAAATTCAGGATAAAATACTTCTATTTGGGAAGTTTAGAAGTGATGCAGGTGCTCCAATTGTGCCTGATCCTTACTACAAGAACGAAACTGCATTTGAAAAGGTTCAAGATCTTGTAGAAGATTGTTCTTTAGGATTTTTAAATTTTTTAGGAGAAATAGAATGA